The Gloeomargarita sp. SKYB120 genomic interval GGCCCCAAGACGCATCCGGGGTAAGCCTGCGGGTCAAGCAGCGCTAGCGGCTGGTGGATCGGCTCTAGGGGATGTGAGCTAAAGCGTTTCGGTAGCGAACGTCTTCCGGCGTCCCCCTACCCTTCGTCCACCAGGGCTGCGGTTGTATGGGTGGTGGTTCCCTGAATCACCAAGACATGCAATGTTAAGCTCCGTCAGTCATGGCGGGGGGTGCGATGCGAGGAGGGTAGCAATGCAAGCACTCGGAAGACAAATCCTGGTCGAGTTCTACCAGTGCGACCCACGGGTGCTCAACGATGAGGCCCGTATTGCCCAGATCCTACTGGAGGGGGTCCGACGGTCTAGAGCGACGATCATTACGGATTTGTTCCACTCTTTTAGTCCCTATGGCGTCAGCGGTGTGGTTGTCATCGCGGAATCCCACGTGGCAATCCACACTTGGCCGGAGTACGGCTATGCGGCGGTAGACATCTTCACCTGCGGGGAAACGATTGACCCTTGGGTGATCCAGCAGTACTTGCAGGAGCAGCTCCAGGCCCGCAGTTTGTCCAGCATGGAACTCAAGCGGGGGTTGTTCCCGACTCCGGTGCGACATAAACCGGCGGCGATGGCACAGGTGGGCTGATGACAACGTCTCAGTTTCACCAGATTCAGTTCATCGAGTTCTGGGACGGGCGCACGGGGCAAACCTTCGGCGTGGAGGACTTGCTCTACAGCCAGCGCAGCCCCTATCAGCACGTCCAAGTCTGGCAAACGGATGCCTTTGGGCGCGTGCTAACCCTGGATGGCCTGGTCATGTTCACCGAGCGGGATGAATTTGTTTATCATGAGATGATCAGCCATCCGGCTTTGTGCCTGCTGGACCATCCCCAGCGGGTGCTAGTAGTAGGTGGCGGCGATGGAGGCACGGTGCGGGAAGTATTGCGCCATCCCAGCGTCGAACGGGTGGACCTGGTGGAGATTGACGCCCTGGTGATTGAAACGGCCCGCCGGTTTTTCCCTTGGATGGCCTGCGCCTTTGACGACCCCCGGTTGCAACTGCACATCACCGATGGGGTGGCCTTTGTGGCTCAAGCGCCGGCCCAGACCTACGACGTGGTGATTGTGGACTCGACAGACCCGGTGGGTATGGCTGAAGGACTGTTTGGCCCAGCGTTTTACCGGGACGTGGCCCGGATCTTGCAACCGGCGGGGGTGCTGACGACCCAAACCGAGTCCCCCTTTGACCGGCTGTTTCAAAAGACCATCCAGGCGGCCCACCAGTGCCTGCGCCAGCTTTTTCCCGTTGTGGCGATGTATCTGGCGTTTATCCCTTCCTACCCGACCGGCATGTGGTCCTTTACGCTGGCTAGCAAAGAACGTCATCCGGTGCAGGACTTTGACCCCCAGCGGGCGGCATCCCTCGCTCCCCAACTGCGCTATTACAACGCCGACATTCATCGCGCGGCGTTTGCCCTACCGACGTTCGTGCGACAACAATTGGAAAATCGCGGCGATTAAACAGCCCTACTTCTGCTTTACTAAGAGGCAAAACCCTTCATTCCCCGGAAATCCCGTGTTACCTGCTCAGCCATTGGATGCTCCCTTGAGCCTATGGGAGGGAGTTGCTGCTGTTGGGGTTTTGATGATGCACGCTGACGAGGACCTGGCCTCTGAAGAACAAGAGGCGCTGGTGCAATTCCTAGTCGGCCAGGGAGTTGACCCACCAGCGGCCCAGGCGGCGATTCACAAAGTGTTGCAGGTGTGCCAGGAAGCGGGTCAAGCGGCCTTGGAGGCAGCGGCCTACGCAGCGGTTGCCGGCACGCCCCAAGCTGATACGGCGCTGCGCTTGGCGGTGCGCATTGCCCTGGCGGATGGCTTTGTCTTGCTCGAGGAAAATGCGGCTTTACTCAATCTGATGCGGGGCTTAGGGGTCAGCGAGTCCCGCTTGGAGCAAATCATCCAAGAGGAACTGCGGCAGGATGAGCGGTTTCGGTCGCTGCTGGAGGAGGGACCGGACTGAGGCAACGACCGCCAATGCCACTGTAAATCCGCTGGTGATTCTCACGGCTCTGGAGTTGCGCCCGCAGGGTTTGCCACTGCCGCCAGAGTTCCGTCCGGTCATGAAGTAGGCTTTCCTCGAGGGCGGGGCACTTCAATCCCAGTTGTTCCTCCAGCACAAACCCATCCTGGAGTTGCCCCAGCACCTCTTGCGCTTCCCGCAGCCAACCCAGTGGCTCCTGCAACGCCTCCCCGAGCCAATCGCCGGCAAACTCCCACAAATAACGAGTGCGTTTGATTTGCTTGCGCAGGTCGTGCAGGCCCTCGGGGTTATCGGCAACGCCGTGGATGTCCCACCCCGGATGCAAGGACAGTTCTCCCCAGGCCATCAGCAAGAAATGGGGTAGCGTCACCTCCACCGCCCGGTCGCCCAAGGGTTGCCAACGGGGATGGTCTAACCACTCGCGCCAGGCTTTTTGCACCCGCTCGTAGGTCGCCGAATGCAACAGGGCTACCAACTCCCGTTGCTGTTCTTGCCGCTGGCGACGCAATTGCCGGATCCATCCCTTGAGTGTCTCCTGCTCCTGGCTCGGCAACACTGGCAAGTAGCGGGTTTCCAGCCGTTCCAGCATCACATCGGCATCGCGGGCCTGGCCCAACACCCGGCTGAGCATGCCCACCTTGCGGGCCACGCGGGGCACATCGAGCACCGCCTCAAACCCCTTTAACAGCGACCGCAATCGCCGCATGGCCACTCGCATCTGGTGAATCGCTTCCGGGTCTTCCCCCTGCTTGACGCCCTCCTCCTGCTTGCGCCACTTGCGAACGGCCTTGCCTAGATGCTGGTGAATCCACCACCCCAGGGTCATCGGTTCCATCGTCGTCGTCCCCAAGGTTAAGACTAGGTTAACTGGTAATAACCCCAGTATAACCCAGGCCCTACAGATGGATATGGATGCCGCACTCAGTTTTGCCGGTTCCCCGCCAGCGCCCCGCCCGTTCGTCCTCGCCTTCCGCAATGGGGGTGGTCAAGGGTTCATCGCCAATACTGGCATAACCCCGGTCGTGCAGGGGATTGTAGGGTACATGGTGCTTCATCACGTAATCCCAGCTCTGCTTGCGGGTCCAGTAGGCCAGGGGGTTGATTTTTAGGCGTTGCTGTCTGTCCCACTCCAGCACCGGCATATCTGCGCGCGTGGTCGCCTGGTCGCGCCGTCGCCCGGTAATCCAGGCCACCGTT includes:
- the speD gene encoding adenosylmethionine decarboxylase gives rise to the protein MQALGRQILVEFYQCDPRVLNDEARIAQILLEGVRRSRATIITDLFHSFSPYGVSGVVVIAESHVAIHTWPEYGYAAVDIFTCGETIDPWVIQQYLQEQLQARSLSSMELKRGLFPTPVRHKPAAMAQVG
- the speE gene encoding polyamine aminopropyltransferase, with the translated sequence MTTSQFHQIQFIEFWDGRTGQTFGVEDLLYSQRSPYQHVQVWQTDAFGRVLTLDGLVMFTERDEFVYHEMISHPALCLLDHPQRVLVVGGGDGGTVREVLRHPSVERVDLVEIDALVIETARRFFPWMACAFDDPRLQLHITDGVAFVAQAPAQTYDVVIVDSTDPVGMAEGLFGPAFYRDVARILQPAGVLTTQTESPFDRLFQKTIQAAHQCLRQLFPVVAMYLAFIPSYPTGMWSFTLASKERHPVQDFDPQRAASLAPQLRYYNADIHRAAFALPTFVRQQLENRGD
- a CDS encoding TerB family tellurite resistance protein, which codes for MLPAQPLDAPLSLWEGVAAVGVLMMHADEDLASEEQEALVQFLVGQGVDPPAAQAAIHKVLQVCQEAGQAALEAAAYAAVAGTPQADTALRLAVRIALADGFVLLEENAALLNLMRGLGVSESRLEQIIQEELRQDERFRSLLEEGPD
- a CDS encoding CHAD domain-containing protein, which gives rise to MGTTTMEPMTLGWWIHQHLGKAVRKWRKQEEGVKQGEDPEAIHQMRVAMRRLRSLLKGFEAVLDVPRVARKVGMLSRVLGQARDADVMLERLETRYLPVLPSQEQETLKGWIRQLRRQRQEQQRELVALLHSATYERVQKAWREWLDHPRWQPLGDRAVEVTLPHFLLMAWGELSLHPGWDIHGVADNPEGLHDLRKQIKRTRYLWEFAGDWLGEALQEPLGWLREAQEVLGQLQDGFVLEEQLGLKCPALEESLLHDRTELWRQWQTLRAQLQSRENHQRIYSGIGGRCLSPVPPPAATETAHPAAVPLG